The following are encoded together in the uncultured Sphaerochaeta sp. genome:
- a CDS encoding extracellular solute-binding protein, with translation MKNMRKIALVGLVLLFTVSSVFAGGSAESSEREQITMWFWGAAPEYRMALEDALIKPYNESQDAYELVITYDNAVDNNIATALAAEGGNAPDVVYGSGPAFVSQYAQAGKLVDMTAYAEKYGWNDRILEPIYEAGKVGGKLYSLPGGTITMGVFYNKKVLNDLRSKEPSLPKTEPSTLAELEAFMDAAHKHGYYASVTGNKGWKPVNENYSTIFMNAIAGPQNVYKAVTGEMSWTDPVFQKAVEKSASWYQKGYLSGKMQNGNLTIDYSNLNFDESCQLLAADKAAFFVGPSMAFQFMNPYFQGDKAENLGFVVFPMDPSIETQSYVLGTVNSFSIWAGSKNPDEAAKIIDMMMTSDFAQTLAKVWPGYWALPLKEFNPDTTGYSKLSIEFVKAVQSMYAAVDARNFGIHISTFFPPLTQAALIDIDRVWLNDQSSANFLKTVASEYAKDAAKGSIPNIPQPAL, from the coding sequence ATGAAAAACATGAGGAAGATTGCTTTGGTTGGATTGGTATTGCTCTTTACCGTATCCAGCGTGTTTGCTGGAGGATCAGCAGAGAGTAGTGAGCGCGAACAGATTACCATGTGGTTCTGGGGTGCAGCACCTGAGTATCGTATGGCCCTCGAGGATGCCTTGATCAAGCCATACAACGAATCACAGGATGCCTATGAGTTGGTCATCACCTATGACAATGCGGTTGACAACAACATTGCTACAGCATTGGCAGCTGAAGGAGGCAATGCTCCCGATGTTGTCTATGGATCTGGACCAGCATTTGTCAGTCAGTATGCACAAGCAGGTAAATTGGTTGATATGACCGCCTATGCAGAAAAGTATGGATGGAATGACAGAATTCTAGAACCCATCTATGAAGCTGGTAAGGTAGGTGGTAAATTGTACAGCCTTCCTGGTGGTACCATAACGATGGGAGTATTCTATAATAAAAAGGTATTGAATGACCTCCGTAGTAAGGAACCCTCACTACCCAAGACAGAGCCGTCCACACTTGCTGAACTTGAAGCATTCATGGATGCAGCACACAAACACGGTTACTATGCTTCTGTCACCGGAAACAAGGGATGGAAGCCTGTCAATGAGAATTACTCGACCATTTTCATGAATGCAATTGCAGGTCCCCAGAATGTCTATAAAGCTGTTACTGGTGAAATGAGCTGGACTGATCCTGTCTTCCAGAAAGCAGTAGAGAAGTCAGCGTCATGGTATCAGAAGGGGTACTTATCTGGAAAGATGCAGAACGGAAACCTCACCATTGATTATTCCAACCTGAACTTTGATGAATCCTGCCAACTTCTTGCCGCTGATAAGGCCGCATTCTTCGTTGGACCATCAATGGCCTTCCAGTTCATGAATCCCTATTTCCAAGGAGACAAGGCGGAAAATCTTGGTTTCGTAGTATTCCCGATGGATCCATCGATCGAGACTCAGAGCTATGTACTTGGAACAGTCAACTCCTTCTCCATCTGGGCTGGGTCCAAGAATCCGGATGAAGCTGCAAAGATCATCGATATGATGATGACCAGCGATTTTGCTCAGACCCTTGCCAAGGTATGGCCTGGTTACTGGGCACTTCCACTGAAGGAATTCAACCCTGATACCACAGGCTACAGCAAGCTCTCTATAGAGTTTGTAAAAGCAGTGCAGTCGATGTATGCAGCAGTTGATGCACGGAATTTTGGAATCCATATTTCCACCTTCTTCCCTCCATTGACCCAGGCTGCCCTGATCGATATCGACCGCGTATGGTTGAATGACCAGAGTAGTGCCAATTTCCTTAAGACAGTGGCAAGTGAATATGCAAAGGATGCAGCAAAAGGTTCCATCCCAAATATTCCCCAGCCAGCATTGTAG
- a CDS encoding GntR family transcriptional regulator, whose amino-acid sequence MAREHTLDRITIRKREIDTASPVPIYHQIATDIKLLFSIERWTIGSRIPSEQALSEAYGVSRVTLRQALSELEKEGFIKKINGVGSVLSASPIPVAQTLNLPGISESRDPDNPRSNFNAKVLDLQMTGPSKPINEYLGLNDRQSLIYVRRLFLRDDKPVAINMSWLNPQMVPGILEKGMVDNSMTKTLRSYGLRAHSISNTIEPIHCTQAEMKLLEIGYNVPILMVSSLSYIDSEEPLEFSKTIWRGDRIKFKVNVNREDSPLTK is encoded by the coding sequence ATGGCACGAGAACACACACTTGACCGTATTACGATCAGAAAACGTGAAATCGATACAGCATCACCAGTCCCCATTTATCATCAAATTGCGACCGATATCAAATTACTCTTCTCAATTGAACGTTGGACGATTGGATCCAGGATCCCCTCTGAGCAAGCACTCTCTGAAGCCTATGGCGTAAGTCGGGTTACCCTTCGCCAAGCTCTCTCCGAACTGGAAAAAGAAGGTTTTATCAAAAAGATTAACGGAGTCGGTTCAGTCCTTTCCGCATCACCTATTCCCGTGGCCCAAACACTGAACCTTCCAGGAATCTCAGAAAGTAGAGACCCAGATAATCCACGCAGTAATTTCAATGCGAAAGTACTCGACCTACAGATGACAGGACCGTCAAAACCTATCAATGAATATCTTGGGTTGAATGATCGACAAAGCTTGATTTATGTACGGAGACTCTTTCTACGTGATGATAAGCCGGTTGCAATCAATATGTCCTGGCTTAACCCTCAAATGGTTCCTGGAATACTTGAAAAAGGCATGGTGGACAACAGCATGACAAAAACACTTCGCTCTTATGGGTTGAGAGCACATTCAATCTCAAACACCATAGAACCTATCCACTGCACACAAGCAGAGATGAAACTCTTGGAGATTGGGTACAATGTACCGATTCTCATGGTCTCTTCCCTCTCCTACATAGACTCTGAGGAACCTTTGGAGTTCTCCAAAACCATCTGGAGAGGAGACCGGATAAAGTTCAAGGTAAATGTAAATCGAGAGGATAGTCCTCTCACCAAGTAA
- a CDS encoding YegP family protein, with protein MSGRFIITKTPKGFYRFSLQAANYQTVLTSKNYSSLATCREGVETIKKNALSPIEDQTLQKPGPSLKYPKYEVYFDSAGKYRYRLLASNGLNVAMAEDGYTTKAGCLNGIESISRAAVDAQVDESALQN; from the coding sequence ATGTCAGGAAGATTCATTATTACCAAGACCCCAAAGGGGTTTTATCGGTTCAGCCTTCAAGCTGCAAACTATCAGACGGTCCTTACCAGCAAGAACTACTCAAGTCTTGCTACTTGCAGGGAAGGTGTGGAGACAATCAAGAAGAATGCCCTCTCCCCGATAGAGGACCAGACGTTGCAAAAACCAGGTCCTTCGCTAAAATACCCTAAGTATGAGGTGTATTTTGACAGCGCTGGGAAATATCGATACCGGCTCTTGGCTTCAAACGGCTTGAATGTCGCTATGGCTGAGGACGGGTATACCACCAAGGCAGGTTGCCTGAACGGAATTGAATCCATCAGCAGGGCAGCCGTTGATGCCCAGGTGGATGAAAGCGCTCTGCAGAACTGA
- a CDS encoding TonB-dependent receptor, which produces MQKRGIFSLVLLLTFSMLFATQDAIDLGTAYELVIAETPLSEAETNTASSVSIITQEQISAYNAQTTAELVGKAIGTSFNSVGSLGSLQTVVIRGATSSKNLIYLDGVLLSSAHDGTVDLSIIPIDIIERIEIVKSGPGNLGRTNAIGGMVNIITKRGQQSETPFSLSFENGSFLPLTHGTDERNWLSLVDSQKLNLTYTNNGLVATVGGLAAQNSYTYQDGSDTRKLRENAEVFEWHGAVNFDTNISENLQFTTQNLVNYKNLGVPGGLSFGLTPEDYQKDLFVSTTNAMEIENASELLETIAARLHYGYGQTFYHDDDYQDSTHNKHTASAQLGATWGLGQSYALTTDFLYNLDYVDSTDVGENSRQTISTAAHGSLYFKDGSISIHPSVNVAYLSDLETFSPNASIGAILSLAKSSELTATLSYAENVPTFSQLYWPFMGNPNLKTEKGLNGEFGISSTNGSITYEGTLFGRNIYNDIAYDASWTPQNIAHSFYLGTEQSVELELAEQITLQASYLYNKSYDLSSGNTFADDVEVSNVRKHTVKTALFFSQDQFEGSVSAEYLGSTSSLEQAFLINLSASIQATDALKAYVAVDNLLNTEYELTSGYPMPGTKIRIGGTVRF; this is translated from the coding sequence ATGCAGAAGCGCGGAATCTTCTCTCTGGTCCTGTTGCTCACCTTCTCTATGCTCTTTGCGACACAGGATGCCATTGACCTCGGAACAGCATATGAACTCGTCATTGCTGAAACACCACTTTCCGAAGCTGAAACCAATACAGCTTCGTCTGTTTCGATTATCACGCAAGAACAAATCTCGGCATACAACGCACAGACAACTGCTGAATTGGTAGGAAAGGCTATAGGAACTTCCTTCAACTCTGTTGGAAGTCTAGGTTCGCTTCAAACCGTTGTTATCCGTGGGGCAACTTCTTCCAAAAACCTCATCTATCTTGATGGAGTGCTTCTCTCCTCTGCCCATGACGGGACAGTGGACCTATCCATCATTCCCATTGACATCATTGAACGGATCGAAATTGTCAAAAGTGGACCTGGCAACTTAGGCAGGACCAATGCAATCGGGGGAATGGTCAATATCATAACGAAGAGAGGACAGCAAAGTGAAACACCATTCTCACTCTCCTTTGAAAACGGGTCCTTTCTTCCTCTCACCCACGGTACAGATGAACGGAATTGGCTCTCTTTGGTAGATAGTCAGAAACTCAACCTTACCTATACGAACAATGGTCTTGTTGCAACCGTAGGGGGACTTGCGGCCCAGAATAGCTACACCTATCAGGACGGTAGCGATACTCGTAAGCTTAGGGAGAATGCAGAAGTATTTGAGTGGCATGGAGCTGTAAACTTCGATACAAACATTTCAGAAAACCTACAGTTTACTACCCAGAACTTGGTCAACTACAAGAACCTTGGTGTTCCCGGCGGACTATCCTTCGGCCTTACTCCGGAGGACTACCAAAAGGATCTGTTTGTTTCTACCACCAATGCCATGGAGATAGAAAATGCAAGCGAATTGCTTGAAACCATCGCTGCCCGACTGCATTACGGCTATGGACAGACGTTCTATCATGACGACGACTATCAGGACAGTACACACAACAAACACACAGCATCAGCACAGCTGGGAGCGACGTGGGGACTGGGACAATCGTATGCTCTGACCACCGATTTTCTTTACAATCTTGACTATGTTGACAGTACTGATGTCGGTGAAAACAGCCGACAGACCATTTCGACAGCTGCTCATGGAAGTCTCTACTTTAAGGATGGCAGTATCTCAATCCATCCCAGTGTGAATGTCGCCTATCTCAGTGACCTGGAAACATTCTCTCCCAATGCTTCAATAGGCGCCATCCTCTCTCTTGCAAAGAGCTCAGAACTGACTGCCACTCTCAGTTATGCTGAGAATGTACCTACATTCTCGCAACTCTACTGGCCCTTTATGGGAAATCCCAACCTGAAGACAGAGAAAGGTCTGAATGGGGAATTTGGTATATCATCAACCAATGGATCAATCACCTATGAGGGTACATTGTTTGGCAGAAATATCTATAATGACATCGCCTACGATGCATCATGGACTCCACAGAACATTGCTCACAGCTTCTACCTTGGCACTGAACAATCAGTGGAGCTTGAACTTGCAGAACAAATCACCTTACAAGCAAGCTATCTCTACAACAAGAGTTATGATCTCTCAAGTGGAAACACTTTTGCTGATGATGTGGAAGTTTCCAATGTCCGTAAGCATACAGTCAAGACTGCTTTGTTCTTCTCCCAGGATCAATTTGAAGGCAGCGTAAGTGCAGAATACCTGGGAAGCACCAGTTCGCTCGAGCAGGCTTTCCTGATCAATCTGAGTGCAAGCATCCAAGCAACCGATGCTCTGAAGGCATATGTTGCTGTGGACAACCTACTGAACACAGAGTACGAACTTACTAGTGGTTATCCCATGCCAGGAACAAAGATCAGAATTGGAGGAACCGTACGGTTTTAA
- a CDS encoding MotA/TolQ/ExbB proton channel family protein has product MEITNLILIMKKGGAVMWPLYALLVLSLVLSIERGITLFLIWKNHSRMYKREFEPVLSILDLIAMIAPVIGFLGTVTGMINAFRSVAEASSVQLQIIASGLYEALYTTAFGLIISILATISSFILETVSTMLCETEET; this is encoded by the coding sequence ATGGAAATAACCAATCTGATTCTGATCATGAAAAAGGGCGGAGCGGTCATGTGGCCGCTCTATGCCCTGCTGGTTCTCTCGTTGGTACTTAGTATTGAACGAGGAATTACCCTGTTCCTTATCTGGAAAAACCACTCGAGAATGTATAAGCGAGAATTTGAACCTGTACTCTCTATTCTGGATCTTATTGCCATGATCGCTCCGGTCATTGGATTCCTGGGGACCGTAACAGGCATGATCAATGCATTCAGATCGGTGGCTGAGGCATCTTCAGTACAACTTCAAATCATTGCCTCAGGGCTGTATGAAGCTCTCTATACAACGGCATTTGGCTTGATAATCTCCATTTTAGCTACAATCAGCAGTTTCATACTTGAGACTGTAAGTACAATGTTATGCGAAACCGAAGAAACCTAG
- a CDS encoding biopolymer transporter ExbD, with amino-acid sequence MRNRRNLGQPSDIAFLLIIFFLLLSGIASSGSIPISLESTVPTENPGTAFTTLTILKDGSILLGNETLELQSIAKLIASAKHVSIIVERNTSWQHVVSLLSIIEQQSTASFSLELSDE; translated from the coding sequence ATGCGAAACCGAAGAAACCTAGGGCAACCAAGTGACATTGCCTTTCTCCTGATCATCTTCTTCCTGCTTCTCTCAGGTATCGCTTCTTCGGGGAGTATACCCATCTCACTTGAGAGTACAGTACCTACCGAAAATCCTGGAACAGCATTCACCACTCTCACCATTCTGAAGGATGGATCGATACTTCTAGGTAATGAAACGCTAGAATTACAATCTATTGCTAAGCTCATCGCATCAGCCAAACATGTTTCCATCATAGTAGAAAGAAACACTTCCTGGCAGCATGTAGTTTCCCTCCTTTCTATTATTGAGCAGCAGAGCACGGCATCCTTCTCCCTGGAGCTTTCCGATGAATAA
- a CDS encoding biopolymer transporter ExbD, protein MNKKYRNGPSSTITDIAFLLLLFFLILAISTQQTPVPLEAASTNAEILEDTNIATIVVSHTGELFMDGTPTTLESIPNKIEYALLADRNTPYEIIHPIITFLKGRGVGTLYCLVEDQP, encoded by the coding sequence ATGAATAAAAAGTACCGGAATGGTCCCAGTTCCACAATTACTGACATTGCTTTCCTCTTGCTCTTGTTCTTTCTCATCCTTGCCATCAGCACACAACAGACACCCGTTCCACTGGAAGCAGCCTCCACAAACGCAGAGATTCTGGAAGATACAAACATTGCAACAATTGTTGTTTCTCATACTGGAGAACTCTTCATGGATGGCACTCCCACTACCCTTGAATCTATCCCAAACAAAATTGAATATGCATTACTTGCAGACAGAAACACTCCTTATGAAATCATCCATCCGATCATCACGTTTTTGAAAGGACGTGGTGTTG